A window of [Clostridium] innocuum genomic DNA:
AATAGGAATGTCCCGTATCTTACTCAGTTTGGCTTCCGCACGGCTTTCGTCCGTCTGGAAAAGGTCATCGTATGCGGTCAGCTCGATTTTGTGTCCGTTGCTTCTCGCCAATTTCTGCCACCTCCTTTCCTAATTGTTCATAGGCAGCGGCTACCTTTCCGCTTTTGTCATAAGCAAAAATACTCTTTCCCTCTGCGGTAGCTTCTACCGCACGGATAGAATGGGGGATTTCGGTATCAAAAACCTTGATTCTTTGCCCGTATGCACTTTTCACCGAAGCGGTAATTTCTTTTGAAATGTTGGTGCGGGGCATTACCATTGTCATCAAGATACCGTCTATCCGCAGTTTGGGATTGATCTGCCGCTTGACCATAGAAACCGAGCGAAGCAACAGCTCCAGACCTTTCGCAGAAAGATAGTGGGGCTGTGTTGGGATAACCACACTGTCAGCTGCCGCCAGAGCATTGATGGTGATCATGCCAAGAGAGGGCATACAGTCAATCAGTACATAGTCGTAATTCTTTTTGACCTCATTCACATAGGTTTTCAAGACACGCTCACGGCTCATGGCATTGATCAGCCTGACTTCAAAGCCAGACAGCTCAATATTGGACGGAAGCAGATCCACGCCCTCATGGTGATGCAGGATGCCTTGTGAAACATCAAAGGCTTTATCGTCGATAATACTTTGCATCATGGTGGAGAGGGTTATGGGAATGTCATCTGGTCTGCTGTACCCCAAGGCCATAGTTAAGTTGGCCTGTGCATCC
This region includes:
- a CDS encoding ParA family protein, which translates into the protein MSNCKVIALTNQKGGVGKTTTAVNLGVSLAQQGKKVLLIDADAQANLTMALGYSRPDDIPITLSTMMQSIIDDKAFDVSQGILHHHEGVDLLPSNIELSGFEVRLINAMSRERVLKTYVNEVKKNYDYVLIDCMPSLGMITINALAAADSVVIPTQPHYLSAKGLELLLRSVSMVKRQINPKLRIDGILMTMVMPRTNISKEITASVKSAYGQRIKVFDTEIPHSIRAVEATAEGKSIFAYDKSGKVAAAYEQLGKEVAEIGEKQRTQNRADRIR